From Aedes albopictus strain Foshan chromosome 1, AalbF5, whole genome shotgun sequence, one genomic window encodes:
- the LOC134284940 gene encoding uncharacterized protein LOC134284940, giving the protein MSKIRCIRPFKDIQCSKELRYLTDGIIQKLKSIGFSKVSTLNTKDFRICSSCRLHIDSRAHLTQNEEQSVAGGSRMPTVQTIPVVHDSQSYESLVTIPSASTLSTIQSNEDFTMPVDVEIFNRGIAAIRVSPIDLGKVKNVHYPEKKCAEIVEGVRRNLFKLDAKTEKANEFNEVIENMKIKFLNSATRQEKLSILSLLPKSWSVQKIVNEFKTSRNMASDARKEKNNVLDSSQGSSSGKALSNETKELVLNFFEDDDISRAMPGQRDFVSVKTGNKRLAVQKRLLMMTLREAFNRFNEVYVNVKIGFSSFASLWPRQCKLLTITGTHNVCVCTTHENVNLILHSLKKYNVLNDLKTLTNRLLCENKTTHCHLRRCKNCPDTSVLEDSLLKQLEENFVEKLSFEQWVTTDRCDLETIVKQTDDFVTFFSSKLESLIPHDFVKTEQSNFLKTTKQNLQDGEFLAICDFSENYSFVLQDEVQSHHWNVQQATIHPFVIYYTENRQIKHFSFIIISEELRHDSVAVNLFIDKMMNFLQIDQNKNLKKIYFMSDGAASQYKNRKNFSSLCKFKSKYGIDAEWHFFATSHGKGPCDAIGGTIKRMATRASLAKEREHPIKTARELFNWANKRKEEELTKLSFCYSTTEEYENMSLQLNNQYNNAKTIQGTQKFHSFLPLSENTIKAKLYSNCPDNDAKIFDIVKKVV; this is encoded by the coding sequence atgagtaaaatcagatgtattcgtccattcaaagacattcagtgttcgaaagagctgcgatatctcacggatggtatcatccaaaaactaaagtcaattggattttccaaggtatccacactgaacaccaaggattttcgtatttgttcgtcttgccgtctacatattgattcaagagctcacctcacccaaaacgaagaacaaagcgtagccggtggctcaaggatgccaactgttcagaccatacctgttgtacatgattcgcaaagctatgaaagtttggtcacgataccatcagcgtcaacgctaagcacaattcaatcaaatgaagacttcacgatgcctgtagacgtcgaaatattcaaccgaggaatagcagctattcgtgtttcgcctatagatttaggtaaggttaaaaatgttcactatcctgaaaaaaagtgcgctgaaatcgtcgaaggtgtacgaagaaatctttttaaattagacgctaaaacagaaaaagcaaacgagtttaatgaagtcatagaaaatatgaaaattaaatttttaaattcagccacaaggcaagaaaaactatcaattttatcattgttaccaaaatcatggtcagtacaaaaaattgtaaacgaatttaaaactagtagaaatatggcatcagatgcaagaaaggaaaaaaataatgtattagattcatctcaaggttcaagctctggaaaagctttgagtaatgaaacaaaagaactggttttgaatttttttgaggacgatgatataagccgtgcaatgccaggccaaagagattttgttagcgtaaagacaggaaataagagattagctgttcagaaaagattgttaatgatgacattaagagaagcttttaatcgctttaatgaagtgtacgtcaatgtaaaaatagggttttcatcatttgcaagcctctggccaaggcaatgtaaactattgactatcacaggaacacataatgtttgcgtttgcactacgcatgaaaatgtcaatttaattcttcatagcttaaaaaaatacaatgtcttgaatgatctaaaaacattaacgaatagattactttgcgaaaataagacaactcattgccatctacgaagatgtaaaaactgcccagatacctcagttttagaagacagtttattgaaacaactggaagaaaactttgttgaaaagctttcattcgaacaatgggttaccactgacagatgtgatttagaaactattgtaaagcaaaccgatgactttgttacatttttcagctcaaaattagaaagtttgattccgcatgattttgtaaaaaccgaacaatccaattttttgaaaaccacaaaacaaaacttgcaagatggtgaatttttggctatttgtgacttttctgaaaattacagcttcgttttgcaggatgaagttcaatcacaccattggaacgtgcaacaggccacaatccatcctttcgtaatatattatactgaaaataggcaaattaaacattttagcttcattataatttcagaagaactaagacatgattcagtcgctgttaatttgtttattgataaaatgatgaactttttacaaattgatcaaaataaaaacttgaaaaaaatttattttatgtcagatggtgctgcttcacagtataaaaaccgaaaaaacttttctagcctttgtaagtttaagtcaaagtatggtattgacgctgaatggcatttcttcgcaacatcgcacggaaaaggtccatgcgatgctattggaggtacgataaaacgcatggctaccagagcaagtttagccaaagaacgcgaacacccgataaagactgcaagagagttgtttaattgggcaaacaaacgaaaagaagaagaacttacaaagttgtcattttgttattctactacagaagaatacgaaaatatgtctttgcagctaaataatcaatataataatgcaaaaacaattcaaggaactcaaaaattccactcatttcttcctctatcagaaaatacaataaaggcaaagctttattcaaactgccctgacaatgatgccaaaatattcgatattgttaagaaagttgtgtaa